In the genome of Thermodesulfobacteriota bacterium, the window AACCCTCCTCGAACCCTCTCCTGGACTATCAACGATACGAGACCCTCCTCGACGAGCCGGATGGGCGAAGAACCCATCTCGGTTTCTCCATCTCCCCCCTGACCGATCCTGAAGGGGCGGTGATCGGCCATATCCTCATTTTTCAGGACATCACCCGGTTCAAGGAGATGGAAGAACAGATGAAACGGTGCGATCGGATGGCCGCCATTGGCGCCCTGGCCGCGGGGATGGCCCATGAGATCCGGAATCCTTTGGCCTCCTTGAGCGGGGCGATCCAGATGCTGAAATCCGAGCTGGAGCTCGACGCCCCTAAAGAATACCTGATGGACATCACCCTGCGGGAGACTGAGAGGCTCAATGCCTTGATCAACGACTTCCTCCTCTTTGCCCACCCGCCGCAGCTACAGCCATCTCCTTGGAGGATCGCCCCGATCCTCGACGAAACCATCGAATTATTCAGACATTCTCCCTACTTCCACCCAGGAATCCAACTGACCAGGGCCAATGGCGAGGGGGAGGAGATCGAGGCCATGATCGACCCTGGCCAAATCCGTCAGGTCTTCTGGAACCTCCTGATCAATGCAGCCCAGGCGATCCCCGAGCAAGGCACGATCCGAATCGGGATCGAGAAGCTCTGCGGAGCCCCTCGGGTCGGCTATGCCTTTCCCGTCGATCGAGCCGATGAATGGGTTAAAATCACCATCGCGGATACGGGGGTCGGGATCTCACCCCAGGAAAAGGAAAAGATCTTCGATCCCTTCTACACCACGAAAGAGGGGGGAACGGGTCTGGGCCTCTCGATCGTCCACAAAATCATCGAAAACCATCAAGGGATCATCCGGGTTGAGAGCGAGCCGGGCAGGGGGACCGCCGTGATCCTCTATCTCCCGGCAAATGTCGAGGGAACCCCATCCCTCCCTCCAGGAGAAAGGAGAGAATGCTGAAAGAGAAGATCTTAGTGGCCGATGACGAGAAAAGCATGAGGACCCTCCTCGAGATGATGTTAAAAAAAGAGGGCTACCAGGTCACCCTCGCCTCCAATGGAGAAGAGGTGATGCGGCTGCTCGAGAAGGATATTTACGACTTGGCCCTCCTCGATATCCGCATGCCCAAGCAGGACGGGCTTGCCGCCCTGAAACAGATCAAGATGGTCTCCCCCGAGACCGAGGTGATCATGATCACCGCCTATGCGTCGGCGGACACGGCCATCCGGGCCATGAAGGAGGGAGCCTACGACTATATCACGAAACCCTTCAAGATCGAAGAGATCAAGCTCGTCATCCAAAACGCCCTCGAGAAGAAACACCTCCAGAAAGAGAACCGGCTCCTTAAAGAGGTGGTGAAAGAACGCTACCACTTCGAAAAGATCATCGGCCAGAGCCCGAAGATGCTCGAACTCTACGATCTCTTGGCCAAAGTGGCCCCAACCAAGACCAATATCCTGATCACCGGAGAAAGCGGGACGGGGAAGGAACTGGTGGCCAAGGCGATCCACTACAACAGCCCCCGGAAAGAGAAGCCCTTCGTGACCTTGAACTGCGGCGCCATCCCTGAAACCCTCATCGAAAGCGAGCTCTTCGGCCATATGAAAGGGGCCTTTACCGATGCCATCACGACCAAGAAGGGGCTGTTCGAAGTCGCCGACGAGGGCACGCTCTTTCTCGACGAGATCAGCGAACTCCCCCTGATGATGCAGGTGAAGCTGCTGCGGGTGCTTCAGGACAGGGAGTTCAAACGGGTCGGGGGGACCGAGGACATTCGGGTGGATGTCCGCATCATCTCGGCCACCAACAAGGACCTCGAGGAGGCGGTCCGGGAAAAACGGTTTCGGGAGGACCTCTTCTACCGTCTCAACGTGATCCAGATCAAGCTCCCTCCCCTCCGGGAACGGAAGGAAGACATCCCCCTTCTGGCCGCCCATTTTTTGAAAAAATATTCGGAGGAGCTGGGAAAGGAGATCACCCGAATCTCGCCCGAAGCGCTCCGCCTCCTGATGCAATACGACTACCCCGGAAACGTCAGAGAACTCCAGAACATCATCGAGCGGGCGGTGGCCCTCGAAACCGCCTCCGAGTTGACCCCCGAAAACCTCAACTCCTATATGCAGGGCCAGATGCTCTTCAAGAAGAACCTCTTCGATCTCGAGATCCCGAACGAGGGGATCGATCTCGAAAAGATCGTCGAGGAGGTGGAGCGGACCCTCCTGATCAAGGCCCTCGACCGGACCAAGGGGATCAAAAAGAAAGCGGCCGAGCTCCTCCGGATCAACTTCCGCTCCATGCGCTACCGCCTCGAGAAGTATGGGCTCAACAACACAGAGCAACGCTGATCGGCCTACTCCCGTTTAAATTGCCGGTTCATCTCCTCGAGGGTGACCACATAGAAGATGGGCCGGCCATGGGGGCAGGTCAGGGAGGGAGGGAAAGGATAGAGGGGCTCAAGGAGTTTTTCGATCTCCTGCGGGTTTAGGCTGTAATTGGCCCGGACCGAAGCGTGACAGGCCAGGGACGTAAGGAAGGCCTGAAGATCGGGAGTTCCTCCCCTCTGGAAGGCGGCAAGGTCTTTCAAAACCAACCGGAGGGTCTCCTCGGCCCTCTCGATTTGGAGAAGGGATGGGATCGAGCGGACCGCATAGAGCCTTTCTCCTACGGCCTCGATTTCGAATCCCCCTGCTTTCAACTCATCCTGGAACGAATCGATCAGAAGCGACTCTTCAAGGGAGACCTCGATCAAGAGAGGAAGAAGCAACGGCTCGGGCGCAAGGCCCTCCTCCTCGGTCTCCCTCTTGAGCCTCTCATAGAGGATCCTTTCGTGGGCCGCGTGTTGATCCACAAAGATAAGCCTCCTGTCCGTTTCGATGAGGATATAGGTCCCCCAAAGTTGACCCACGACCCGAAAGGACCCCCTTCTTTCCCAGGAGGAGTGAGGTTCCCCTACCCTTATGTTCTCATAAAGCCCCCTCTCGCCTTGGGGATCGCCAAGGGGAAGGGGATGGGAGGACGATGGGGGGCTGGCCTCTTCTTCTTTTAGCTTTGGCTTGCCCACCGAACTTTTCCCGAGGGACCTTTCTTCCAAGAGGCCCCGGAGGGAGGCCCATACCGTCTGATAAATCCTCTCGGGGTCTCGAAATCTTACCTCCGCTTTGGCCGGGTGGACATTGACATCGACCCAGGAGGGAGGAAGATCGAGCATCAAAATCGTGACGGGATATCGGTCCGAAGGGAGATAGGTCTGATAGGCGTTGAGGATCGCCCGGTTCAGGATCCGGTCTCTCACCCACCGGCGCTGAACGTAAGTAAAAAAGCCCTCCCGATTCACCTTAGAAAAGGGGGGAAGGCTTGTCAATCCCCTCACCTCCACGCCTCCCTCTTCATAATCGAAGGGGCAGAGGTGGTCGATCACCTCCCTTCCGAGAACGGCTTCGGCCCGAACCAGAAGGGAGTCCGTCCTGATCAGCTCTTCGAGCAGACGGCCTTCGTGGATCAGCTTGAAGGTGATGGAGGGAAAGGCCAGGCCGATCCGGTGAAACTGGTTCAGGATATAGCGCAGTTCTGTGCGGATCGACCTCAGAAACTTTCTCCGGGCCGGAAGATTGTAAAAAAGGTCGAGGACCTCCACCTCCGTCCCCACGGGGCAGCCGACCTCCGAGAGGCCCTGAAGCTCCCCCCCTTCAGAGATCGCCTGGGTCCCATAGAGCAAGCCAGGGGGCCGGCTTCGGATGATCATCTTGGAGACCGAGGCGATGCTCGGCAAGGCCTCTCCCCTGAATCCAAGGGTCTGGATGGAAGAGAGATCCTCGGCATTCTGAATCTTGCTCGTGGCGAACCGCTGGAGGGCCAAGGGGACATCCTCAGGAACCATCCCTTCCCCGTCGTCACATACGCGAATCCGTTGAAGCCCACCCCCCTGGAGTTCGACGACGATCTCCGAGGCTCCCGCATCGATCGCGTTCTCGATCAGCTCTTTGACCACCGAGGCCGGCCTTTCAACGACCTCTCCGGCCGCGATCTTCTGAGCCACAGGGTCCGGCAGTATTCGAATCTTGGCCGTTCCCATTGGAGGCCCTGCCCCTCCCCCTCTAACCTTCCCCTAACTCGACGAAGGCCCCGATCCTCCTGAACTTCTCATATCGGGCCTCGAGAAGATGTTCGATCGGTTGCCCCTCCAGTTCCTTCAGGTGTCTGGCCAAGGCCTCCCGGATCCTTCCGGCCATCGTCTGAGGATCCCGGTGTGCCCCTCCCAAGGGCTCCTCGATCACCTCGTCTACCACGCCGAACTGAAAGAGGTCTCGGGCAGTCATCTTGAGGGATTCTGCGGCGGCGGCTTTCCCCCTCTCCCCATCTTTATAGAGAATGGCCGCACACCCCTCCGGAGAGATGACGGAATAAATGGCATACTCCAGCATCAAGATCCGATCTCCCACGCCAATGGCGAGGGCCCCGCCACTGCCGCCCTCTCCGATGACTAGGGTCAGGATGGGAGTTCGAAGCGTGGCCATGGCCTTGAGATTTCGGGCGATGGCCTCTGCCTGGCCCCGCTCTTCAGCCCCTACCCCTGGAAAGGCCCCGGGGGTGTCGATCATGGTGATCAACGGTTTTTTAAAGGTCTCTGCCATCTTCATCAACCTCAAGGCCTTTCGATACCCTTCGGGATGGGGCATTCCGAAGTTCCGACTTGCCATTTCTTTGACGTCTTTTCCTTTTTGATGGGCGATCACCACGACCGGCCTCCCCTGAAATTCCGCCAATCCCCCAACGATGGCCGGATCATCGCCGAAAACGCGATCCCCATGCAATTCGATGAAGTCCTTGAACAGGGTTTCAATATAATAAGAGGCCTTGGGACGATCGATGTGTCTGGCCAGCTGGGTGATCTGCCAGCCCGTTAAATTGGAGAAAGTCTCCTTCCTCAGGCGCTGGAGTTTCTCCTCGAGGGCCCGGATCTGACCTTCGAGGTTGAGATGTTTTCCCCTGGCGACCCGCTTCAGCTGTTCGATCTCGTTTTCGAGATCGAGGAGGGGTTTTTCAAAGTCGAGGTAATGCCTCACCATCGTTCAATTTCCCTCAAGCGAGACAGTACAGGAGGGGAAAATCTCTCCCATACGGTCTTGGAACGGGGTCGAAGGGTTTACCCCGTATTCTTCCGAAAATTCGATCACCGTCTCCTGCTCGTCCCCATCGACCACGTGAAGAAAGAAACGGGCAGGCCCTCGATGGATCAGAAGGGTCTCCTTGAGCTGGGTCAACCGTTGGGGCGAGAGGGAGGGATAAGGGACCTTTACGTGGACCGACTTCGGAAAGGCCATCCCCTGTTGGAGAGGAAAGATTTCGAGGGCCTTGATCTTGATCCTTTCCTCGGCAAGATCGAGCGTCCCCCGGACCATGATGGGCTCCCCCCCTTTGATAGAGCTCAACGCCGTTTTATAAGTCTCGGGAAAAAGGATGACTTCGACCGTCCCCTTCATGTCCTCAAGGGTCAGAAAGGCCATGCGATCTCCCTTTCGGGTCATGATCTCTTTGACGGCGCTGACCAACCCACAGAGCTTCACCTCCTGGCCATTTTGAAGCCGTGGCAGGGTAGAGGTGTCCTCCCCGCTCCACCGCCTGATCTCCTCCTGATAGCTTTCGAGGGGATGGCGGGTGACGTAAAAACCGATCGTCTCTTTTTCAAAGAGGATGAGTTGGGAGGGAGGAAACTCGTCGATGTCGGGATAGGAGAAGTCCCCTTTCGGACGGGAGACATCCCACATGCTCAACTGATGGGTTTCCGAACGCTTTTGAAATCCTTGGACCCGTTCCAACAAGGCATCGAGGACGCTCAACATCTGGGAGCGATAGGCCTTCGAAAAATCGAAGGCCCCGCATTTGATCAGGCTCTCGATCACCCGGCGATTGACCTTCCTCAGGTCTACCCTTTCACAGAAGTCCTGGAGGGACTGGAACCTTCCCCTCTCCGCTCTCTCCCGCAGGATGACCTCGATGGCGGCTTCTCCGACATTTTTCACCGCGGCCAGACCGAACCGGATCTGGTTCCCCACTACCGAGAAGTGTTTCTGGCTCTCGTTGATATCCGGGGGGAGGACCGGGATGGACATCTCCCGGCATTCGGCGATGTAGCGGACAATCTTGTCGGTGTTCTGGGCCTCGCTGGTCAGCAGGGCGGCCATAAATTCGATCGGAAAGTGGGTCTTCAGATAGGCCGTCTGATAGGCGATCAGGGCGTAGGCCGCGCTGTGCGATTTGTTGAAGCCATAGCGACCGAAGGTCTCCATCTGCTCGAAGATCTTCTCGGCCTTCTTCTGGGAGATCCGGTTCTTTTTGGCCCCTTCCAGGAATTTCTTCCTCTGCCTTTCCATCTCGGCCGGATCCTTCTTGGCCATGGCCCGTCTGAGATCGTCCGCATCGTCCAGGGAATAGTTGGCCAGCCGGCTGGCGATGCGCATCACCTGTTCCTGATAGACGATGACGCCATAGGTCTCTTTAAGAATCCCTTCGAGCTCGGGGACCTCATAGGTGATCCCCACCTTGCCCTGTTTCCGCTTGACGAACTCCTCGACCATGCCGCTGTCGAGGGGGCCCGGCCGGTAAAGGGCCAACAGGGCGATGATGTCTTTGAAACTTTCGGGTTTCAGCTTCATCAACAAATCTCTCATCCCCGAGCTTTCGAGTTGGAAGATCCCGAGATTGGACCCCGAGCTCAACGCAGCGTAGACGTCCGGGTCGTCGAGGGGGATCTGGGAGAGGTCGATCGTGATCCCCCGGTTGGCCCGGATGAGTTCGAGGGTATGGTGGAGCATCGTCAAGGTCTTGAGCCCCAAGAAATCGAATTTGACCAGGCCGATGGCCTCCACCTCCTTCATCGCATATTGGGTGACGACCTCACCGTCCTGGTCTCGATAGAGGGGGAGGTACTCCATTAACGGCCGGTTGGCGATGACCACGCCCGCGGCATGGGTAGAGGCATGGCGGGTCAACCCTTCGAGGGATCGGGCGATCTGAAACAGGTTGGAGATCCGGGGATCTTGCTCCATCAGCTCGTTCAATTGGGGTTCCCTCTGAAGGGCCTCCTCAAGGGTGATATTCGGCCCCGGCGGAATCAGTTTGGCGATCCGATCCACCTCCGCATAGGGGATTCCCAGGACCCGGCCCACATCCCGGATCACCGCCCTGGCCTGCATCTTCCCGAAGGTGATGATCTGAGCGACATTCTCCTTCCCATATTTTTCCGCGACGTAGCGGATCACCTCGTCCCTTCGTTCCATGCAGAAATCGACATCCACGTCGGGCATGCTCGTCTTACGACCCGGGTTCAGGAACCTTTCGAAGATGAGGTCATACTCGAGTGGATCCAGGTCGGTGATCTGAAGGGCGTAGGCCACCAGGCTTCCGGCCACCGAGCCCCGGCCCGGCCCGACCGGTATGCCCCTCTGTTTGGCATAATGGATGAAATCGGCCACGATCAAGAAGTATCCCGTATATCCCATGGATTGGATGATCTTCAGCTCCTCCTCCAGACGACTCCGGTATCGTGCGGCCCGTTGGTCGAAATTCTCTAAGTGGCGGAAGCCTTGAAGACGTCTCTCCAGGCCTTCCCGGGCCATCCTCTCGAGGTGTTGGTCGGGCGATTCACCACTGGGGATCGAGATTTGCGGGATGTGCCTCTCCTCGAATTTTAACTCGAGGTTGCAGGCCTCGGCGATCTCCAAGGTATGGGCGATCGCCTCCGGAATATCCCTGAAAAGCTCCGTCATCTCTTGGCCCGAACGGAAATAGAACTCATCCGAGGCGAACCGCATCCGGTCCCGGTCGTCCAAGGTCTTGCCGGTCTGGATGCAGAGCAGGACCTCGTGGGCCCGGGCGTCTTCGCGCCGGAGGTAGTGACAATCGTTGGTGGCGACGACCGGAATGAAGAGCTCCCGTCCGACCTCGAGGAGCCGTTCGTTGACCTTGGCCTGACCCTCCACGCCGTTTCTCATGATCTCGAGGAAGAAGCGGCGGCCCTCGAAGATCGTCCGGTACTCTTCCGCGACCTGGAGGGCCCGGTCCATCTCGCCTCGTTTCAAGAGGAGGGGGATCTCCCCTTTGAGGCATCCGCTGAGGCAGATCAACCCCTCCTGATACCGACGCAGAAGCTCTTTGTCTACCCTGGGTTTGTAATAGAACCCTTCGAGATGGGCGAGGCTGACCAGGCGGATGAGGTTAAAGTAGCCGGTTCGGTTCTTGACCAGGAGGGTCAGATGATAGGCGCTCTCTCCTCCATTGACCCCGCTCTTCTTTTCAAATCGACTTCCAGGGGCGACGTAGACCTCGCACCCGATGATCGGCTTGATTCCGTACCTCAACGCCATCTGGTAGAACTCGATCGCCCCGAAGAGGTTCCCATGATCGGTGAGGGCCAGGGCATCCATCCCATAGGCCCTGGCCAGTTCGAAGACCTCCTCGAATCGGATCGCTCCGTCCAGCAGACTGTACTGGCTATGAAGATGGAGATGGATAAAATCGGCGGTGGACATCGAACCTAAACACTATCCCTCGAAGGGCTCGCGAAGGGCCGAGGCTCATTCCCATTCGATGGTGCTCGGTGGTTTCGAGCTGATATCGTAGACCACCCGATTGACCCCTTTGACCTCATTGATGATCCGGTTGGCCATCAGGCCCAAGAGGCGATGGGGAAGCCTCACCCAGTCGGCGGTCATCCCGTCCTGACTGTCGACGATCCTCAGGGCGATCACATGGTCATAAGTCCGGAAATCGCCCATGACGCCCACCGTCTTGACCGGAAGGAGGACCGCAAAGCACTGCCAGACCCGATTCAACCAATGGCTTCGGCCCATCTCCTCCATCACGATCTCGTCGGCATC includes:
- a CDS encoding ATP-binding protein, with amino-acid sequence MESHPTPSFSDPKMEKSIKGLMLCRVLILTLLLGIAYLFQIYEKKYFFIPMTPPFYYFISLFYLTTAIYAFLLKRLKDLGTFALVQLFLDHLFIAGLILFTGGNESYFPIAYFFTILGSSILFFKKGAFYSASFATLLYGLTLLLQHYGWIRLPHQTAPPEASQVFYPLITYLAAFYIIAFLSSLVAEELKKKKRELIQKQVDYEQLEAFNRNIVQSLDSGLLTIDLEGRINFLNRTAEKILNRKAEALKSRPIGELFPEIAKVLRNFKPSSNPLLDYQRYETLLDEPDGRRTHLGFSISPLTDPEGAVIGHILIFQDITRFKEMEEQMKRCDRMAAIGALAAGMAHEIRNPLASLSGAIQMLKSELELDAPKEYLMDITLRETERLNALINDFLLFAHPPQLQPSPWRIAPILDETIELFRHSPYFHPGIQLTRANGEGEEIEAMIDPGQIRQVFWNLLINAAQAIPEQGTIRIGIEKLCGAPRVGYAFPVDRADEWVKITIADTGVGISPQEKEKIFDPFYTTKEGGTGLGLSIVHKIIENHQGIIRVESEPGRGTAVILYLPANVEGTPSLPPGERREC
- a CDS encoding sigma-54 dependent transcriptional regulator, whose translation is MKEKILVADDEKSMRTLLEMMLKKEGYQVTLASNGEEVMRLLEKDIYDLALLDIRMPKQDGLAALKQIKMVSPETEVIMITAYASADTAIRAMKEGAYDYITKPFKIEEIKLVIQNALEKKHLQKENRLLKEVVKERYHFEKIIGQSPKMLELYDLLAKVAPTKTNILITGESGTGKELVAKAIHYNSPRKEKPFVTLNCGAIPETLIESELFGHMKGAFTDAITTKKGLFEVADEGTLFLDEISELPLMMQVKLLRVLQDREFKRVGGTEDIRVDVRIISATNKDLEEAVREKRFREDLFYRLNVIQIKLPPLRERKEDIPLLAAHFLKKYSEELGKEITRISPEALRLLMQYDYPGNVRELQNIIERAVALETASELTPENLNSYMQGQMLFKKNLFDLEIPNEGIDLEKIVEEVERTLLIKALDRTKGIKKKAAELLRINFRSMRYRLEKYGLNNTEQR
- the mutL gene encoding DNA mismatch repair endonuclease MutL translates to MGTAKIRILPDPVAQKIAAGEVVERPASVVKELIENAIDAGASEIVVELQGGGLQRIRVCDDGEGMVPEDVPLALQRFATSKIQNAEDLSSIQTLGFRGEALPSIASVSKMIIRSRPPGLLYGTQAISEGGELQGLSEVGCPVGTEVEVLDLFYNLPARRKFLRSIRTELRYILNQFHRIGLAFPSITFKLIHEGRLLEELIRTDSLLVRAEAVLGREVIDHLCPFDYEEGGVEVRGLTSLPPFSKVNREGFFTYVQRRWVRDRILNRAILNAYQTYLPSDRYPVTILMLDLPPSWVDVNVHPAKAEVRFRDPERIYQTVWASLRGLLEERSLGKSSVGKPKLKEEEASPPSSSHPLPLGDPQGERGLYENIRVGEPHSSWERRGSFRVVGQLWGTYILIETDRRLIFVDQHAAHERILYERLKRETEEEGLAPEPLLLPLLIEVSLEESLLIDSFQDELKAGGFEIEAVGERLYAVRSIPSLLQIERAEETLRLVLKDLAAFQRGGTPDLQAFLTSLACHASVRANYSLNPQEIEKLLEPLYPFPPSLTCPHGRPIFYVVTLEEMNRQFKRE
- a CDS encoding acetyl-CoA carboxylase carboxyltransferase subunit alpha yields the protein MVRHYLDFEKPLLDLENEIEQLKRVARGKHLNLEGQIRALEEKLQRLRKETFSNLTGWQITQLARHIDRPKASYYIETLFKDFIELHGDRVFGDDPAIVGGLAEFQGRPVVVIAHQKGKDVKEMASRNFGMPHPEGYRKALRLMKMAETFKKPLITMIDTPGAFPGVGAEERGQAEAIARNLKAMATLRTPILTLVIGEGGSGGALAIGVGDRILMLEYAIYSVISPEGCAAILYKDGERGKAAAAESLKMTARDLFQFGVVDEVIEEPLGGAHRDPQTMAGRIREALARHLKELEGQPIEHLLEARYEKFRRIGAFVELGEG
- the dnaE gene encoding DNA polymerase III subunit alpha, giving the protein MSTADFIHLHLHSQYSLLDGAIRFEEVFELARAYGMDALALTDHGNLFGAIEFYQMALRYGIKPIIGCEVYVAPGSRFEKKSGVNGGESAYHLTLLVKNRTGYFNLIRLVSLAHLEGFYYKPRVDKELLRRYQEGLICLSGCLKGEIPLLLKRGEMDRALQVAEEYRTIFEGRRFFLEIMRNGVEGQAKVNERLLEVGRELFIPVVATNDCHYLRREDARAHEVLLCIQTGKTLDDRDRMRFASDEFYFRSGQEMTELFRDIPEAIAHTLEIAEACNLELKFEERHIPQISIPSGESPDQHLERMAREGLERRLQGFRHLENFDQRAARYRSRLEEELKIIQSMGYTGYFLIVADFIHYAKQRGIPVGPGRGSVAGSLVAYALQITDLDPLEYDLIFERFLNPGRKTSMPDVDVDFCMERRDEVIRYVAEKYGKENVAQIITFGKMQARAVIRDVGRVLGIPYAEVDRIAKLIPPGPNITLEEALQREPQLNELMEQDPRISNLFQIARSLEGLTRHASTHAAGVVIANRPLMEYLPLYRDQDGEVVTQYAMKEVEAIGLVKFDFLGLKTLTMLHHTLELIRANRGITIDLSQIPLDDPDVYAALSSGSNLGIFQLESSGMRDLLMKLKPESFKDIIALLALYRPGPLDSGMVEEFVKRKQGKVGITYEVPELEGILKETYGVIVYQEQVMRIASRLANYSLDDADDLRRAMAKKDPAEMERQRKKFLEGAKKNRISQKKAEKIFEQMETFGRYGFNKSHSAAYALIAYQTAYLKTHFPIEFMAALLTSEAQNTDKIVRYIAECREMSIPVLPPDINESQKHFSVVGNQIRFGLAAVKNVGEAAIEVILRERAERGRFQSLQDFCERVDLRKVNRRVIESLIKCGAFDFSKAYRSQMLSVLDALLERVQGFQKRSETHQLSMWDVSRPKGDFSYPDIDEFPPSQLILFEKETIGFYVTRHPLESYQEEIRRWSGEDTSTLPRLQNGQEVKLCGLVSAVKEIMTRKGDRMAFLTLEDMKGTVEVILFPETYKTALSSIKGGEPIMVRGTLDLAEERIKIKALEIFPLQQGMAFPKSVHVKVPYPSLSPQRLTQLKETLLIHRGPARFFLHVVDGDEQETVIEFSEEYGVNPSTPFQDRMGEIFPSCTVSLEGN